The following coding sequences lie in one Halorarum halophilum genomic window:
- a CDS encoding DUF7115 domain-containing protein, translated as MSLPELVQREMGEEDPVARVSLGGDDELFVTPTRTLIYRGEGLLSDETVDEYPHSAERVAVSESRRKAKLTLDYGLDGEQSFNIPRKKLDGVLHPVIAGVLAASDITEAGETVERTFRFSDLTLVVTSARVVKHIGAAVWDEEYEEFPYDDVTDLTFEEGSVATSIVLSVNGRQERFKAPAEDARAVRETLTDAITTFYGVDSLEAFRALSADAEGEDEEPRGEVDFGDGPDPLSAEPAEIDSPENATREDPLDEPVGGDSPAGVAEEPAEDDPTDVGSGPTVGATTATTAATEPRAEDDAFEESGFQVAEPTDDAAEQLAALRQQVEEQNDRLDRQSELIEQLIEELRRGR; from the coding sequence ATGAGTCTTCCGGAACTGGTCCAGCGGGAGATGGGCGAGGAGGACCCCGTCGCCCGGGTCTCCCTCGGGGGGGACGACGAGCTGTTCGTCACCCCCACGCGGACGCTCATCTACCGCGGCGAGGGGCTCCTCTCCGACGAGACCGTCGACGAGTACCCCCACAGCGCAGAACGCGTCGCGGTGTCCGAGTCGCGACGCAAGGCGAAACTGACCCTCGATTACGGCCTCGACGGCGAGCAGTCGTTCAACATCCCGCGCAAGAAACTCGACGGCGTGCTCCACCCCGTCATCGCCGGTGTCCTCGCCGCGTCCGACATCACGGAGGCCGGCGAGACCGTCGAGCGCACGTTCCGCTTCTCCGACCTGACGCTGGTCGTGACGAGCGCGCGTGTCGTCAAGCACATCGGCGCGGCAGTCTGGGACGAGGAGTACGAGGAGTTCCCGTACGACGACGTGACCGACCTCACCTTCGAGGAGGGGAGCGTCGCCACCTCGATCGTGCTCTCGGTGAACGGCCGGCAGGAACGGTTCAAGGCGCCGGCCGAGGACGCCCGCGCCGTCCGCGAGACGCTCACGGACGCCATCACGACGTTCTACGGCGTGGACTCGCTGGAGGCGTTCCGCGCGCTCTCGGCCGACGCGGAGGGCGAGGATGAGGAGCCCCGCGGCGAGGTCGACTTCGGCGACGGGCCGGACCCGCTCTCCGCGGAGCCCGCCGAGATCGACAGCCCCGAGAACGCGACCCGGGAGGATCCGCTGGACGAACCGGTCGGCGGCGACTCGCCGGCCGGCGTCGCCGAGGAACCCGCGGAGGACGACCCCACGGACGTCGGGAGCGGTCCGACGGTGGGCGCGACGACCGCGACGACCGCAGCGACGGAGCCGCGGGCCGAGGACGACGCCTTCGAGGAGAGCGGCTTCCAGGTGGCCGAGCCGACCGACGACGCCGCCGAGCAACTGGCCGCGCTCCGCCAGCAGGTCGAGGAGCAGAACGACCGGCTCGACCGCCAGTCGGAACTCATCGAACAGCTCATCGAGGAGCTCCGCCGCGGTCGATAA
- a CDS encoding DUF5830 family protein — translation MPPKRTRAETVELGVELLEHLEDDELSLADAMDRIEAVTTEPTLTRDILDEADDRGVIDRDGATVRTRRGGSFVRFGSQVVTREGDFSCRRCGTGISTGHFVTFESGELGPFGSSCVRKVLGRE, via the coding sequence GTGCCGCCGAAGCGAACCCGCGCCGAGACCGTCGAACTCGGCGTCGAACTCCTCGAACACCTCGAGGACGACGAGCTCTCCCTCGCGGACGCGATGGACCGCATCGAGGCGGTGACGACCGAGCCGACGCTCACGCGGGACATCCTCGACGAGGCGGACGACCGGGGCGTCATCGACCGCGACGGCGCGACGGTCCGGACACGGCGCGGCGGGTCGTTCGTCCGGTTCGGGTCGCAGGTCGTCACGAGGGAGGGCGACTTCTCCTGTCGACGCTGCGGGACGGGCATCTCGACCGGCCACTTCGTGACGTTCGAGTCGGGGGAACTGGGACCCTTCGGCTCCTCGTGTGTCAGGAAGGTGCTGGGCCGGGAGTGA
- a CDS encoding TVP38/TMEM64 family protein, producing the protein MNRRALAAGLLALVVVALAWLSSPDLLLSRLEWLTADPVRLGLALCLLAVVRPLLAWPTSLLAVLAGYGYGLAGAPFALLLITATSVPPYLLALRGRDGWGDGRASALTRRAADAGERAVSVAGGFRSVAASRLVPTPSDAVSVAAGLAGVRPRPYLAGTAVGEVPWAIAGTVAGASAGRLASGGVSAVVDARLVAAAALAAFLLLAGPAVRRYSSSHPES; encoded by the coding sequence GTGAACCGTCGCGCCCTCGCCGCGGGCCTGCTGGCGCTCGTCGTCGTGGCGCTGGCGTGGCTCTCCTCGCCGGACCTCCTCCTCTCGCGGCTCGAGTGGCTCACCGCCGACCCGGTCCGGCTGGGGCTCGCGCTCTGCCTGCTGGCCGTCGTCCGCCCGCTGCTCGCGTGGCCGACGTCGCTGCTGGCGGTGCTGGCCGGTTACGGCTACGGGCTCGCCGGCGCCCCGTTCGCGCTGCTGCTCATCACCGCCACGAGCGTCCCGCCGTACCTGCTCGCGCTGCGCGGCCGGGACGGCTGGGGCGACGGCCGGGCCTCGGCGCTGACTCGGCGGGCGGCCGACGCGGGCGAGCGCGCCGTCTCGGTCGCCGGCGGCTTCCGGTCGGTGGCCGCCTCGCGGCTGGTCCCGACGCCGTCTGACGCCGTCAGCGTCGCCGCCGGCCTCGCGGGCGTTCGTCCCAGGCCGTACCTCGCCGGCACCGCGGTCGGCGAGGTCCCCTGGGCGATCGCCGGCACCGTCGCCGGCGCCTCGGCGGGGCGACTCGCGAGCGGCGGGGTGAGCGCGGTGGTCGACGCGCGACTCGTCGCCGCGGCGGCGCTCGCCGCGTTCCTGTTGCTCGCGGGGCCGGCGGTCCGGCGCTACTCGTCGTCCCACCCGGAGTCCTGA
- a CDS encoding GNAT family N-acetyltransferase — MTRVRQGRPADEPALAGLQAHLHEPSSELLSHGLRTGDVLVSVADGTPVGYVVPVGGDGVHVAELVVHPDHRREGRAAELLRRVVDDADETVTLLVAPDNEPALELYRKLGFAVTGRRPGFYDDGDALAMARDPDENSGRDHEDAGEPTQDSGWDDE; from the coding sequence GTGACCCGCGTTCGACAGGGTCGACCGGCCGACGAGCCCGCGCTCGCGGGGCTCCAGGCGCACCTCCACGAGCCGAGCTCCGAACTTCTCTCCCACGGGCTCCGGACCGGCGACGTGCTCGTGAGCGTCGCGGACGGGACCCCAGTCGGCTACGTCGTTCCGGTCGGGGGCGACGGCGTCCACGTCGCGGAACTGGTCGTCCACCCCGACCACCGCCGCGAGGGCCGCGCAGCGGAACTGCTCCGCCGCGTCGTCGACGACGCGGACGAGACCGTCACCCTCCTCGTCGCCCCCGACAACGAGCCTGCGCTCGAACTGTACCGGAAGCTCGGCTTCGCGGTCACGGGTCGAAGGCCGGGCTTCTACGACGACGGCGACGCGCTCGCGATGGCTCGCGACCCCGACGAGAACTCGGGCCGTGACCACGAGGACGCAGGGGAGCCGACTCAGGACTCCGGGTGGGACGACGAGTAG
- a CDS encoding DUF92 domain-containing protein has protein sequence MTHRLRRAGAFAAVATLVLAAPALGPAAAAPFAAVAVLAAFVIEDGPVFELFARPGDHEDRRLNGLAGFTLAAAALGILTVDYPQAPPLPGTVFAAAVLTLAYGNLGREFVRDVTTDEFAVVAGFVTVGTVAGTLGQAFVAAAASEFAVAALPKYTFLAAVGSLIAALLRSILFGRDDPLVMVSVGFILWLFAALTGTVPARLVAVGLGLAVALGWVSYALDAASVPGMLTGVLLAAVSVVLGGYGWFAVLISFFSVGALATKYRYEEKEARGVAEENDGARGTGNVLGNASVALFTVVGYAVAVHLLDPGIPLADVAPTLLAFAFAGSVAAAMADTLSSEFGGLYDDPRLVTTFERVEPGTDGAVTWQGELAGLVGSALVGGIAALSMPLGDPILALAVVTGGGVIGMTVDSLLGATVEGSRLTNQTVNFLATLAGALAGSALAIPLA, from the coding sequence GTGACTCACCGACTTCGGCGTGCCGGGGCGTTCGCCGCCGTCGCGACGCTGGTGCTCGCCGCGCCCGCGCTCGGGCCGGCCGCCGCCGCCCCCTTCGCCGCAGTCGCCGTCCTCGCCGCCTTCGTCATCGAGGACGGACCCGTCTTCGAACTGTTCGCCCGCCCCGGCGACCACGAGGACCGACGGCTCAACGGACTGGCCGGGTTCACGCTCGCCGCCGCCGCCCTCGGCATCCTCACGGTCGACTACCCGCAGGCGCCGCCGCTCCCCGGCACCGTGTTCGCCGCCGCCGTCCTCACGCTCGCGTACGGCAACCTCGGCCGCGAGTTCGTCCGCGACGTCACGACCGACGAGTTCGCCGTCGTCGCGGGATTCGTCACCGTCGGCACCGTCGCGGGCACCCTCGGCCAGGCGTTCGTCGCGGCCGCGGCGAGCGAGTTCGCCGTCGCGGCGCTTCCGAAGTACACCTTCCTCGCGGCCGTCGGGTCGCTCATCGCCGCGCTGCTCCGCTCCATCCTGTTCGGCCGTGACGACCCGCTCGTGATGGTCTCGGTCGGCTTCATCCTCTGGCTGTTCGCCGCGCTCACCGGGACCGTACCGGCGCGGCTCGTCGCGGTCGGCCTCGGCCTCGCGGTCGCGCTCGGCTGGGTGTCCTACGCGCTGGACGCGGCCTCGGTCCCTGGGATGCTCACGGGCGTCCTGCTCGCGGCCGTCTCGGTCGTCCTCGGCGGCTACGGCTGGTTCGCCGTGCTGATCTCGTTCTTCTCGGTCGGCGCGCTCGCGACGAAGTACCGCTACGAGGAGAAGGAGGCTCGCGGCGTCGCCGAGGAGAACGACGGCGCCCGCGGCACAGGGAACGTCCTCGGGAACGCCTCGGTCGCGCTGTTCACCGTCGTGGGCTACGCGGTCGCCGTCCACCTGCTCGATCCCGGAATCCCGCTCGCCGACGTCGCGCCGACGCTGCTCGCGTTCGCGTTCGCCGGCTCGGTCGCGGCGGCGATGGCCGACACGCTCTCCTCGGAGTTCGGCGGCCTGTACGACGACCCGCGGCTCGTCACCACGTTCGAGCGCGTCGAACCGGGCACGGACGGCGCGGTCACCTGGCAGGGCGAACTCGCCGGCCTCGTCGGCTCGGCGCTCGTCGGCGGCATCGCCGCGCTGTCGATGCCCCTTGGGGACCCGATCCTCGCGCTCGCCGTCGTCACCGGCGGGGGTGTCATCGGGATGACCGTCGACAGCCTGCTCGGCGCGACAGTCGAGGGCAGCAGGCTGACGAACCAGACCGTCAATTTCCTCGCGACGCTCGCCGGAGCGCTCGCCGGGAGCGCGCTCGCGATCCCCCTCGCGTGA
- a CDS encoding undecaprenyl diphosphate synthase family protein gives MGIYDTYLALRHRRLGADPPRHVALVITERDLLEQGAYETLEDVLGWAFEYGAERVTVSVSVLDEAVVDTLARELAEVESPRPVAVRTPDDTERADAPVRVNIGLGGKREFAAAVREIAEAVEEGELSPEDVDGADIEERLVFPEEPDLVVKTGAERLSDFLIWQSVYSELYFTDVNWRDFRLRDYLRAVLDYQNRQRRFGR, from the coding sequence GTGGGCATCTACGACACCTATCTCGCGCTCCGTCACCGGCGCCTCGGCGCCGACCCGCCGCGGCACGTCGCGCTCGTCATCACCGAGCGCGACCTCCTCGAGCAGGGCGCCTACGAGACGCTGGAGGACGTGCTCGGCTGGGCGTTCGAGTACGGCGCCGAGCGCGTCACCGTCTCGGTCTCGGTGCTCGACGAGGCGGTCGTCGACACCCTCGCACGCGAACTCGCCGAGGTGGAGTCGCCCCGCCCCGTCGCGGTCCGGACCCCGGACGACACCGAGCGCGCGGACGCGCCGGTCCGGGTGAACATCGGCCTCGGCGGGAAACGGGAGTTCGCCGCCGCGGTCCGGGAGATCGCCGAGGCCGTCGAGGAGGGGGAACTGTCGCCCGAGGACGTCGACGGGGCGGACATCGAGGAGCGACTCGTCTTCCCGGAGGAGCCCGATTTGGTGGTCAAGACGGGCGCCGAGCGGCTCTCCGACTTCCTGATCTGGCAGTCGGTGTACTCCGAACTGTACTTCACCGACGTGAACTGGCGCGACTTCCGGCTTCGCGACTACTTGCGGGCGGTGCTGGACTACCAGAACCGACAGCGGCGGTTCGGGCGGTAG
- the uppS gene encoding polyprenyl diphosphate synthase: protein MNVPDRLRAAFDRSYEGLLRREITGAPEHVAIIQDGNRRYARSQGEDAPDGHRAGADTTERVLDWCADLGVEELTLYAFSTENFDRPDEELAPLFDLLESKLREFADADRVHDQEVCIRALGDVAMLPDRVRAAVDYAERRTDGYDGFTLNIALAYGGRNELLGAVREVAGDVADGSLAATDVDVDEVESRLYRSPVRDVDLIIRTGGDERTSNFLPWHANGNEAAVFFCTPFWPEFSKVDLLRGIRTYEAREESWRRARTKRAVALVRSLAATETEAARAVATRLRETLPSGDAAEVEEALESKGGTAD from the coding sequence GTGAACGTCCCCGATCGGCTCCGGGCCGCCTTCGATCGCTCCTACGAGGGGCTCCTCCGCCGTGAGATCACCGGCGCACCCGAACACGTCGCCATCATCCAGGACGGCAACCGGCGGTACGCGCGCTCGCAGGGCGAGGACGCGCCCGACGGCCACCGAGCCGGCGCGGATACGACGGAGCGCGTGCTCGACTGGTGTGCCGACCTCGGCGTCGAGGAGCTGACCCTCTACGCCTTCTCGACGGAGAACTTCGACCGCCCGGACGAGGAACTGGCCCCCCTGTTCGACCTCCTCGAGTCGAAGCTCCGAGAGTTCGCCGACGCCGACCGCGTCCACGACCAGGAGGTGTGCATCCGCGCGCTCGGCGACGTGGCGATGCTCCCTGACCGGGTCCGCGCGGCCGTGGACTACGCGGAGCGCCGGACCGACGGCTACGACGGCTTCACCCTCAACATCGCGCTGGCGTACGGCGGCCGGAACGAACTGCTCGGCGCCGTCCGGGAGGTCGCCGGCGACGTGGCCGACGGGAGCCTCGCCGCGACCGACGTCGACGTGGACGAGGTGGAGTCCCGCCTCTACCGCAGCCCCGTCCGCGACGTGGACCTCATCATCCGGACCGGCGGCGACGAGCGAACCTCGAACTTCCTCCCCTGGCACGCCAACGGCAACGAGGCGGCGGTGTTCTTCTGTACGCCGTTCTGGCCGGAGTTCTCGAAGGTCGACCTCCTCCGGGGCATCCGGACGTACGAGGCCCGCGAGGAGTCGTGGCGCCGCGCCCGCACGAAGCGCGCGGTCGCGCTCGTCCGCTCGCTCGCGGCGACCGAGACGGAGGCGGCCCGGGCCGTGGCGACGCGCCTGCGCGAGACGCTCCCCAGCGGCGACGCCGCCGAAGTGGAGGAGGCGCTGGAGTCGAAGGGCGGGACGGCGGACTGA
- a CDS encoding mechanosensitive ion channel family protein, which translates to MDPVALQVGIDVGAVFADAEVYLRQLVNFVVAFLLVYIVGRLAFVPLVKRALSARGFDEGVLGLADSVAAGIVLFAAVAVAFSVAVPGASLTAFAALGGALALAIGFAAQDLIGNFVAGVFILKDEPFRVGDWIEWNDTAGRVEEIDLRVSRVRTFDNEQITVPNGELANNAVKNPVAYDTLRQKFVFGIGYDDDIDQATDILVEEAEAHGEILDDPATSVRLTELGDSAVGLQSRFWIDDPDRSDFVRVRSEYVQAVKERFDAEGIDMPYVHRQLTGEVEVVEELAEP; encoded by the coding sequence ATGGACCCAGTCGCGCTACAGGTCGGAATCGACGTCGGTGCTGTGTTCGCGGACGCCGAAGTGTACCTGCGACAGCTCGTCAACTTCGTCGTCGCGTTTCTCCTGGTCTACATTGTCGGTCGCCTGGCGTTCGTCCCGCTGGTGAAACGGGCGCTCTCGGCCCGCGGGTTCGACGAGGGGGTGCTGGGCTTAGCCGACAGCGTCGCTGCCGGGATCGTCCTGTTCGCTGCCGTTGCGGTGGCGTTCAGCGTCGCCGTCCCCGGCGCCTCGTTGACCGCGTTCGCGGCCCTCGGCGGCGCGCTCGCGCTGGCGATCGGCTTCGCCGCGCAGGACCTGATCGGCAACTTCGTCGCCGGCGTGTTCATCCTGAAGGACGAGCCGTTCCGGGTCGGCGACTGGATCGAGTGGAACGACACCGCCGGGCGCGTCGAGGAGATCGACCTCCGCGTCTCGCGCGTCCGGACCTTCGACAACGAGCAGATCACCGTCCCCAACGGGGAACTGGCGAACAACGCCGTGAAGAACCCCGTCGCGTACGACACGCTCCGCCAGAAGTTCGTCTTCGGCATCGGCTACGACGACGACATCGACCAAGCGACCGACATCCTGGTCGAGGAGGCCGAGGCCCACGGGGAGATCCTCGACGACCCGGCGACGTCGGTCCGCCTGACCGAACTCGGCGACTCGGCAGTCGGCCTCCAGTCGCGCTTCTGGATCGACGATCCGGACCGCTCGGACTTCGTCCGCGTTCGCTCGGAGTACGTGCAGGCGGTGAAGGAGCGGTTCGACGCGGAGGGGATCGACATGCCGTACGTGCACCGTCAGCTCACCGGCGAGGTCGAGGTCGTCGAGGAGTTAGCGGAGCCGTAA
- a CDS encoding Coenzyme F420 hydrogenase/dehydrogenase, beta subunit C-terminal domain, with translation MTDGQHREECGVNAPADAAPELVEDAVPNTASDEDETADQPLPRIPESGGTGDEATVPPTSGGGGRGGRTDHSGHERTDAKPIRFYRGEAERDGGERGDETGTADGASVCGCGGSCGCDGADERAGIDDGRRTAAPDGGARPANVDGEGNLGDLSFTEPGEGRSQDLSTDRPDRRVGVPDGIDLDTPGYAIRDEMNDIETPDGKTWFMELDAAVIDEGRCIQCGTCVASCPSDSIGIGDDGLPELVKMCTGCSLCWDFCPRGGLRYERQWKITGGEDNVKGAGDPITEFSAKVEESWRENAQDGGLVTSVLIHLLEAGEIDGALVATESEEEPWKAESFLATTPEELIANAGSFYNQTMALGNVDVDQWAEKLPETDPEDLSLALVGTPCEIEGIRALQDFDWDYASQEAGVRAADYTIALMCTKNFNYERLVGEQLAEKRDIQPEEIGKLDVLHGDMIVYDDDGDLLLEEDIEEFHGAALKGCDECADFTGYCADLTVGSVGSSDEYSSVIVRTERGLKAWELTEPDLDYHDLEDRSAVGGLQSWDKKKAFESLERPFDPDAPRFIEYTEHAERYGTELNPHEADH, from the coding sequence ATGACTGACGGGCAACACCGGGAGGAGTGTGGGGTGAACGCGCCCGCCGACGCAGCGCCCGAACTCGTCGAGGATGCTGTCCCGAACACCGCCTCCGACGAGGACGAGACCGCGGACCAGCCACTCCCGCGAATCCCCGAGTCCGGGGGGACGGGCGACGAGGCCACCGTGCCGCCGACGAGCGGCGGTGGCGGCCGCGGGGGTCGAACCGATCACTCCGGTCACGAGCGGACGGACGCGAAGCCCATCCGGTTCTACCGGGGGGAAGCGGAGCGCGACGGTGGCGAGCGTGGCGACGAAACCGGAACGGCTGATGGTGCTAGCGTCTGCGGCTGTGGCGGCAGCTGCGGCTGCGACGGTGCCGACGAGCGTGCTGGAATCGACGACGGTAGGCGAACTGCCGCCCCGGACGGCGGCGCGCGCCCCGCGAACGTCGACGGCGAGGGGAACCTCGGCGACCTGTCGTTCACCGAGCCGGGCGAGGGGAGGAGCCAGGACCTCTCGACGGACCGGCCGGACAGGCGGGTCGGGGTCCCGGACGGCATCGACCTCGACACGCCCGGCTACGCCATCCGGGACGAGATGAACGACATCGAGACGCCCGACGGGAAGACGTGGTTCATGGAGCTCGACGCGGCCGTCATCGACGAGGGGCGCTGTATCCAGTGCGGAACCTGCGTCGCCTCCTGCCCGTCCGACTCCATCGGCATCGGCGACGACGGTCTTCCGGAACTGGTGAAGATGTGCACCGGCTGCTCGCTCTGCTGGGACTTCTGCCCGCGCGGCGGCCTGCGCTACGAGCGCCAGTGGAAGATCACCGGCGGCGAGGACAACGTGAAGGGCGCCGGCGACCCCATCACGGAGTTCTCCGCGAAGGTGGAGGAGTCGTGGCGCGAGAACGCCCAGGACGGTGGGCTCGTCACGTCGGTCCTGATCCACCTGCTGGAGGCCGGGGAGATCGACGGCGCGCTCGTCGCCACCGAGTCCGAGGAGGAGCCCTGGAAGGCCGAGAGCTTCCTCGCGACGACGCCGGAGGAGCTGATCGCGAACGCGGGGAGCTTCTACAACCAGACGATGGCGCTCGGGAACGTCGACGTCGACCAGTGGGCCGAGAAGCTCCCCGAGACGGACCCGGAGGACCTCTCGCTGGCGCTCGTCGGCACGCCCTGCGAGATCGAGGGGATCCGCGCCCTGCAGGACTTCGACTGGGACTACGCCTCTCAGGAGGCGGGCGTCCGCGCCGCCGACTACACTATCGCGCTGATGTGCACGAAGAACTTCAATTACGAGCGCCTCGTCGGCGAGCAGCTCGCCGAGAAGCGGGACATCCAGCCCGAGGAGATCGGGAAGCTCGACGTCCTCCACGGGGACATGATCGTCTACGACGACGACGGCGACCTCCTGCTGGAGGAGGACATCGAGGAGTTCCACGGCGCCGCGCTGAAGGGCTGTGACGAGTGCGCCGACTTCACCGGCTACTGCGCGGACCTCACGGTCGGTTCGGTCGGGTCGAGCGACGAGTACTCCAGCGTCATCGTCCGCACCGAGCGGGGGCTGAAGGCGTGGGAGCTGACGGAGCCGGACCTCGACTACCACGACCTGGAGGACCGCTCCGCCGTCGGCGGCCTCCAGTCGTGGGACAAGAAGAAGGCGTTCGAGTCGCTGGAACGCCCGTTCGACCCGGACGCCCCGCGGTTCATCGAGTACACCGAACACGCCGAGCGGTACGGGACGGAGCTGAACCCGCACGAGGCCGATCACTGA